In Bordetella holmesii ATCC 51541, the following proteins share a genomic window:
- the rpoB gene encoding DNA-directed RNA polymerase, beta subunit has product MPYSYTEKKRIRKSFAKREDVQNVPFLLATQLQSYLTFLQAETATADRVNEGLQAAFSSIFPIVSHNGMARLEFVSYVLGEPVFDVKECQQRGLTFASPLRAKVRLVLLDREVSKPTIKEVKEQEVYMGEIPLMTSTGSFVINGTERVIVSQLHRSPGVFFEHDRGKTHSSGKLLFSARVIPYRGSWLDFEFDPKDVLFFRVDRRRKMPVTILLKAIGMSPESILAHFFDFDNFELKSEGAMMEFVPERWKGEMARFDISDRSGKVIVEKDKRINAKHLRDLANAGIQRISVPEDFLFGRVLAKNVVDADTGEVIAHANDEITESVLAAMRDAKVLDLQALYTNDLDRGPYISQTLRTDETADQTAARVAIYRMMRPGEPPTEEAVEAVFQRLFYSEESYDLSRVGRMKVNSRLGRGDDANGPMTLTNEDILETIKVLVELRNGRGQIDDIDHLGNRRVRCVGELAENQFRAGLVRVERAVKERLGQAETENLMPHDLINSKPISAAIKEFFGSSQLSQFMDQTNPLSEITHKRRVSALGPGGLTRERAGFEVRDVHPTHYGRVCPIETPEGPNIGLINSMALYARLNEYGFLETPYRKIIDGKVSDQIDYLSAIEESHYVIAQANAALDAEGHFVDDLVACREAGETMLTSPVNVHYMDVAPSQIVSVAASLIPFLEHDDANRALMGANMQRQAVPCLRPEKPLVGTGVERTVAVDSGTTVQALRGGLVDHVDAERVVIRVNDEENVAGEVGVDIYNLIKYTRSNQNTNINQRPIVKRGDRVSKGDVLADGASTDLGELALGQNMLIAFMPWNGYNFEDSILISERVVADDRYTSVHIEELTVVARDTKLGPEEITRDISNLAETQLNRLDDSGIVYIGAEVSADDVLVGKVTPKGETQLTPEEKLLRAIFGEKASDVKDTSLRVPSGMTGTVIDVQVFTREGIVRDKRAQSIIDDELRRYRQDLNDQLRIVENDQFDRIEKLLVGKAVNGGPRKLAKGATVTKAYLADLDRWQWFDIRLADEPHAVVLEQAKESLEQKRHQFDLAFEEKRKKLTQGDELPPGVLKMIKVYLAVKRRLQPGDKMAGRHGNKGVVSRITPVEDMPHMADGTTADIVLNPLGVPSRMNVGQVLEVHLGWAAKGVGQRIADLLRDERTAQIKNIRSYLEKVYNTTGTGARFNELSDDDVIELAHNLKKGVPFATPVFDGATEEEIAMMLELAYPDEVAKRMQLTPSRAQAWLFDGRTGEKFERPVTIGYMHYLKLHHLVDDKMHARSTGPYSLVTQQPLGGKAQFGGQRFGEMEVWALEAYGASYTLQEMLTVKSDDITGRTKVYENIVKGDHVIDAGMPESFNVLVKEIRSLALDMDLERN; this is encoded by the coding sequence ATGCCTTACTCGTACACCGAAAAAAAGCGCATCCGCAAAAGTTTCGCCAAGCGGGAAGACGTTCAAAACGTTCCTTTTCTGCTCGCAACGCAACTTCAATCCTACCTAACTTTCCTGCAAGCAGAGACCGCCACCGCGGATCGGGTCAATGAAGGCCTGCAGGCGGCGTTTTCGTCGATTTTCCCGATTGTTAGCCACAACGGTATGGCGCGCTTGGAGTTCGTCAGCTACGTGCTTGGCGAGCCGGTGTTCGATGTCAAGGAATGTCAGCAGCGTGGCCTGACCTTCGCTTCGCCCCTGCGCGCCAAGGTTCGCCTGGTGCTGCTGGACCGCGAAGTCAGCAAGCCGACCATCAAGGAAGTGAAGGAACAGGAAGTCTACATGGGCGAAATTCCGCTCATGACCAGCACGGGTTCCTTCGTGATCAATGGCACGGAACGTGTCATTGTGTCGCAGCTGCACCGTTCGCCTGGTGTGTTCTTCGAACACGACCGCGGCAAGACCCACAGCTCGGGCAAACTGCTGTTCTCGGCCCGCGTGATCCCCTACCGTGGATCCTGGCTGGACTTCGAGTTCGATCCCAAGGACGTGCTGTTCTTCCGTGTGGATCGCCGCCGCAAAATGCCTGTGACGATTCTGCTCAAGGCCATCGGCATGAGCCCGGAATCCATCCTGGCGCATTTCTTCGATTTCGACAATTTCGAATTGAAGAGTGAAGGCGCCATGATGGAGTTCGTTCCTGAGCGTTGGAAGGGCGAGATGGCCCGTTTCGACATCAGCGACCGTTCCGGTAAGGTGATCGTCGAGAAAGACAAGCGTATCAACGCCAAGCACCTGCGCGATCTGGCCAACGCCGGTATCCAGCGCATTTCCGTGCCCGAAGACTTCCTCTTTGGTCGCGTGCTGGCCAAGAACGTCGTCGATGCCGACACCGGCGAAGTGATCGCGCATGCCAATGACGAGATCACCGAAAGCGTGCTGGCTGCCATGCGCGATGCCAAGGTGCTGGATCTGCAGGCACTCTACACCAACGATCTGGACCGCGGCCCGTACATCTCGCAGACCCTGCGGACCGATGAAACCGCCGACCAGACCGCTGCCCGTGTGGCGATCTACCGCATGATGCGCCCTGGCGAGCCGCCGACCGAAGAAGCGGTCGAGGCCGTGTTCCAGCGCCTGTTCTACAGCGAAGAGTCCTACGATCTGTCGCGTGTCGGACGCATGAAGGTCAACAGCCGTCTGGGTCGTGGTGACGACGCCAATGGCCCGATGACGCTGACCAACGAAGACATCCTTGAAACCATCAAGGTGTTGGTTGAGTTGCGTAACGGGCGTGGCCAGATCGATGATATCGATCACTTGGGCAATCGTCGCGTGCGTTGCGTGGGCGAATTGGCAGAAAACCAGTTCCGTGCCGGTTTGGTGCGCGTCGAGCGTGCGGTCAAGGAACGTCTGGGCCAGGCCGAGACCGAAAACCTGATGCCGCACGACCTGATCAACTCCAAGCCGATCTCCGCCGCGATCAAGGAGTTCTTCGGTTCGAGCCAGCTGTCGCAGTTCATGGACCAAACCAACCCGCTGTCGGAAATCACGCACAAGCGCCGTGTTTCCGCTCTGGGACCTGGTGGTCTGACCCGCGAGCGCGCAGGCTTCGAAGTCCGCGACGTGCATCCGACGCACTATGGCCGTGTCTGCCCAATCGAAACGCCGGAAGGCCCGAACATCGGTCTGATCAACTCGATGGCGCTTTATGCGCGCCTGAACGAGTACGGCTTTCTGGAAACGCCGTATCGCAAGATCATCGACGGCAAGGTCAGCGACCAGATCGATTACCTGTCGGCCATCGAAGAAAGCCACTACGTCATCGCGCAGGCTAACGCCGCGCTGGATGCCGAAGGCCACTTCGTCGATGATCTGGTTGCTTGCCGTGAAGCAGGCGAAACCATGCTGACCTCGCCGGTCAATGTGCACTACATGGACGTGGCGCCGTCGCAGATCGTCTCGGTCGCCGCATCGCTGATTCCGTTCCTGGAGCACGATGACGCCAACCGTGCACTGATGGGTGCCAACATGCAGCGCCAGGCCGTGCCTTGCCTGCGGCCTGAGAAACCGTTGGTCGGCACCGGTGTCGAGCGTACCGTTGCCGTGGACTCGGGCACGACCGTGCAGGCGTTGCGCGGCGGTCTGGTCGACCACGTCGATGCCGAGCGTGTGGTGATCCGCGTCAACGACGAAGAAAACGTCGCGGGCGAGGTGGGTGTGGATATCTACAACCTCATCAAGTACACGCGTTCCAACCAGAACACGAACATCAACCAGCGTCCTATCGTCAAGCGAGGCGATCGTGTCTCCAAGGGCGACGTGCTGGCCGACGGTGCGTCGACGGATCTGGGCGAGCTCGCCCTGGGCCAGAACATGCTGATCGCGTTCATGCCCTGGAACGGCTATAACTTCGAAGATTCGATCTTGATCTCCGAGCGCGTTGTGGCCGATGACCGCTACACCTCGGTTCACATCGAAGAGCTGACCGTGGTCGCTCGCGATACCAAGCTCGGGCCTGAGGAAATCACGCGCGACATCAGCAACCTGGCCGAAACCCAGCTCAACCGTCTGGATGATTCGGGTATCGTCTACATTGGCGCGGAAGTCAGCGCCGATGACGTGCTGGTGGGCAAGGTCACGCCCAAGGGCGAGACCCAGCTCACGCCGGAAGAAAAGCTGCTGCGCGCCATTTTCGGCGAGAAGGCTTCCGACGTTAAGGATACGTCGCTGCGCGTGCCTTCGGGCATGACCGGTACGGTCATTGACGTGCAAGTCTTCACCCGTGAAGGCATTGTGCGCGACAAGCGCGCGCAGTCCATCATCGACGATGAATTGCGTCGCTATCGCCAGGACTTGAACGACCAGTTGCGCATCGTCGAGAACGATCAATTCGATCGTATCGAGAAGCTGTTGGTGGGCAAGGCCGTCAACGGCGGCCCACGCAAGCTGGCCAAGGGCGCCACCGTCACCAAGGCCTATCTGGCCGATCTGGACCGCTGGCAGTGGTTTGACATCCGTCTGGCCGATGAGCCGCACGCTGTCGTTCTGGAGCAGGCCAAGGAATCGCTCGAGCAGAAGCGTCATCAGTTTGATCTCGCCTTCGAAGAGAAGCGCAAGAAGCTGACGCAGGGCGACGAGCTGCCTCCGGGCGTGCTGAAGATGATCAAGGTCTATCTGGCCGTCAAGCGTCGTCTGCAGCCTGGTGACAAGATGGCCGGCCGCCACGGTAACAAGGGCGTGGTCTCGCGGATCACTCCGGTCGAAGACATGCCGCACATGGCAGATGGTACGACGGCGGACATCGTGCTCAACCCGCTGGGTGTGCCGTCGCGGATGAACGTCGGTCAGGTGCTGGAAGTTCACTTGGGCTGGGCTGCCAAGGGGGTGGGTCAGCGTATTGCCGACCTGCTGCGGGACGAACGTACCGCCCAGATCAAGAACATCCGTTCTTATCTTGAAAAGGTCTACAACACGACCGGTACTGGCGCGCGCTTCAACGAGCTGTCCGACGACGATGTCATCGAACTGGCCCACAACCTGAAAAAGGGTGTGCCGTTCGCGACGCCGGTGTTCGACGGTGCGACCGAAGAAGAAATCGCCATGATGCTCGAGCTGGCGTATCCGGACGAGGTTGCCAAGCGTATGCAACTGACCCCGTCGCGAGCTCAAGCCTGGCTGTTCGACGGACGTACCGGCGAGAAATTCGAACGCCCGGTCACCATCGGCTACATGCACTACCTGAAACTGCACCACTTGGTCGACGACAAGATGCATGCCCGTTCGACCGGCCCGTACTCGCTGGTTACCCAGCAGCCGCTGGGTGGTAAGGCGCAGTTCGGTGGTCAGCGCTTCGGGGAAATGGAAGTCTGGGCTCTGGAAGCCTATGGCGCCTCTTACACCCTGCAGGAAATGCTGACCGTGAAGTCCGATGACATCACCGGCCGCACCAAGGTTTACGAAAACATCGTCAAGGGCGATCACGTCATCGACGCCGGCATGCCGGAATCGTTTAACGTGTTGGTCAAGGAAATCCGCTCGCTGGCCCTGGACATGGATTTGGAGCGTAACTAA